A genome region from Microbacterium sp. CGR2 includes the following:
- a CDS encoding MerR family transcriptional regulator encodes MKLSQLARRTGASTASIKFWIRSGVLPAGELRNQTTAVYGEHHVERIALIQTLRSEFDASTEGIRALTDLVDDPGATLLDIMEACQVLATGMVVSTEPDDVQAALIGELQERMGWLRFRSVASSALIRALAGSARVGYAYDLDDLVHYAEALEPIAMADIGSIQPEGTRDVVARNVLVAAAAQHRVLVAMNQLAHTAAAIRTATGG; translated from the coding sequence ATGAAGCTGAGTCAACTCGCACGCCGCACCGGAGCGAGCACTGCGTCGATCAAGTTCTGGATCCGGTCGGGCGTCCTTCCCGCGGGCGAGCTGCGCAACCAGACCACCGCCGTCTACGGCGAGCATCACGTCGAACGCATCGCCCTCATCCAGACGCTCCGCAGCGAGTTCGATGCGTCGACCGAGGGGATCCGCGCGCTGACCGACCTCGTCGACGATCCCGGTGCGACACTGCTCGACATCATGGAGGCGTGCCAGGTGCTCGCGACCGGGATGGTCGTCTCGACGGAGCCCGACGACGTGCAGGCCGCATTGATCGGCGAGCTCCAGGAGCGGATGGGTTGGCTGCGCTTTCGCAGCGTCGCGTCGTCTGCGCTCATCCGGGCGCTCGCCGGCTCCGCGCGCGTCGGCTATGCGTACGATCTCGACGATCTGGTGCACTATGCGGAGGCGCTGGAGCCGATCGCGATGGCCGACATCGGGTCGATCCAACCGGAGGGCACGCGGGACGTCGTCGCGCGCAACGTGCTCGTCGCGGCCGCAGCGCAGCATCGCGTCCTCGTGGCCATGAACCAGCTCGCGCACACCGCGGCCGCGATCCGCACCGCCACCGGCGGGTGA
- a CDS encoding DUF2306 domain-containing protein, with the protein MDPLHILIPIHAVAASFVILIGPVNFLRRRKDAAHRLLGRTFAVMMYFVCVSGLLIYEGGGFGIFHALAIFTLITTTLGIRAIIRGDVKAHRANMIGSWAGTVAAGTFAAVAPGRAIPTLAVDDPTLFWSIVAAIIVATTLWVAAVLSPAGRRMLDARARARASRKRAASKANEGAAAPEIARAAGQ; encoded by the coding sequence ATGGACCCCCTGCACATCCTCATTCCGATCCACGCCGTCGCCGCGTCGTTCGTGATCCTGATCGGCCCGGTCAACTTCCTGCGCCGCCGGAAGGATGCTGCGCACCGCCTGCTCGGACGCACCTTCGCTGTCATGATGTACTTCGTCTGCGTCTCCGGCCTGCTGATCTACGAAGGCGGCGGCTTCGGGATCTTCCACGCTCTGGCGATCTTCACTCTGATCACCACCACGCTCGGCATTCGCGCGATCATCCGAGGTGACGTGAAGGCGCACCGTGCGAACATGATCGGCTCCTGGGCTGGAACCGTCGCGGCCGGGACCTTCGCCGCTGTGGCGCCGGGGCGGGCGATCCCGACCCTCGCCGTCGATGATCCGACACTCTTCTGGTCGATCGTGGCGGCGATCATCGTGGCGACCACCCTCTGGGTCGCGGCAGTGCTCTCCCCCGCCGGGCGGCGGATGCTCGACGCCCGAGCGCGCGCCCGCGCGTCGCGGAAGCGGGCGGCGTCGAAGGCGAACGAAGGGGCAGCCGCGCCGGAGATCGCCCGAGCAGCAGGGCAGTAG
- a CDS encoding carbohydrate ABC transporter permease, translating into MTTRTRRLRRVPWISSTIAILFCIVWAFPVYWMVNTAFKPRSEMLSSTPHFFPEAPTLDNFFTAIGKGQFLVYLQNSVIVVTGAVVFAIVLGIFAAAALSRFRFRGRRSILVLILIVQMLPGTALLIPQFLIFNSMGLLGTYWGLIFAYVASVLPFSIWVMRGFFLAIPIEIDEAARIDGASTWQVLTRVLFPLVMPGIISSSVFAFIAAWNDYIIAFTFMKDQVNYTLPVWLNSFTVSVGGEMGTDYGGQMAAATLFSLPVVVFFMIIQRNLVTGMSAGAVKG; encoded by the coding sequence ATGACCACTCGCACTCGCCGTCTGCGCCGGGTCCCCTGGATCAGCAGCACCATCGCGATCCTGTTCTGCATCGTCTGGGCGTTCCCCGTCTACTGGATGGTCAACACCGCCTTCAAACCGCGGTCGGAGATGCTCAGCAGCACGCCCCACTTCTTTCCGGAGGCGCCGACACTCGACAACTTCTTCACCGCGATCGGCAAGGGCCAGTTCCTGGTCTACCTGCAGAACTCGGTGATCGTGGTCACCGGAGCGGTCGTCTTCGCGATCGTGCTCGGCATCTTCGCCGCCGCCGCGCTCTCGCGGTTCCGGTTCCGCGGGCGCCGCTCGATCCTCGTCCTCATCCTCATCGTGCAGATGCTTCCCGGGACCGCCCTGCTCATCCCGCAGTTCCTCATCTTCAACTCGATGGGCTTGCTCGGCACCTACTGGGGCCTGATCTTCGCCTACGTCGCCAGCGTGCTGCCGTTCTCGATCTGGGTCATGCGCGGCTTCTTCCTCGCCATCCCGATCGAGATCGACGAGGCGGCGCGCATCGACGGCGCCTCGACCTGGCAGGTGCTCACACGAGTGCTCTTCCCGCTCGTGATGCCGGGGATCATCTCCAGCAGCGTGTTCGCCTTCATCGCCGCCTGGAACGACTACATCATCGCCTTCACCTTCATGAAGGACCAGGTGAACTACACGCTCCCGGTGTGGCTGAACTCCTTCACCGTCTCGGTCGGCGGCGAGATGGGCACGGACTACGGCGGACAGATGGCGGCGGCGACGCTGTTCTCCTTGCCTGTGGTGGTGTTCTTCATGATCATCCAGCGCAACCTCGTCACCGGCATGTCCGCCGGCGCCGTCAAGGGCTGA
- a CDS encoding ROK family transcriptional regulator, which yields MSTARGTEKALPEHTRQVNRSLILRTLFRADAMSRADLARATGLTRVSVSRIVDEVSAEGIVRESGPRPEGRVGKPSTLIALNPDSYHVVTLDLSAYAELSGAIMNLAGEVVHSRTVPTGGARGIALLDKVCALAAALVKRSTVRVLGVGVGSPGVVNAAGVVREAVAFDWHDLDVAAAIAAAVSVPVHVANDANAAALAARTYGQPGVDNLALVRIGQGIGSGVIVGGALVTGRRFTAGEIGHVLVDDDGEVCRCGRRGCLEVVAAVPYIRRRLAEPGASPDAVLATAGRALGRVLTPVVAALGLEHVVLSGPLDIVGGVFLEATKDAIEHDALAIVTDDFEIRVAVRGDDIVLLGGTALVVAEELGIR from the coding sequence GTGAGCACCGCGCGGGGCACGGAGAAGGCTCTGCCCGAGCACACCCGTCAGGTGAACCGTTCGCTGATCCTCCGGACGCTTTTCCGTGCTGACGCGATGAGTCGCGCTGACCTGGCGCGGGCGACAGGACTGACCCGCGTGAGCGTGTCGCGGATCGTCGATGAGGTATCCGCCGAAGGGATCGTGCGCGAGAGCGGACCCCGTCCGGAAGGCCGGGTGGGCAAGCCCAGCACGCTCATCGCGCTGAATCCGGATTCGTATCACGTCGTCACGCTCGACCTGTCGGCGTATGCGGAGCTGAGCGGTGCGATCATGAACCTCGCCGGCGAGGTCGTCCACTCGCGGACCGTACCGACCGGCGGCGCTCGCGGCATCGCGCTCCTCGACAAGGTCTGCGCTCTCGCGGCCGCGCTCGTCAAGCGGTCGACCGTGCGGGTCCTCGGAGTCGGCGTCGGCTCACCCGGTGTCGTGAACGCGGCGGGCGTGGTGCGCGAGGCGGTCGCTTTCGACTGGCACGACCTCGATGTCGCCGCGGCGATCGCCGCAGCGGTCTCGGTGCCGGTGCACGTCGCCAACGACGCCAACGCCGCGGCTCTTGCTGCCCGCACGTACGGCCAGCCTGGCGTCGACAATCTTGCCCTCGTCCGGATCGGGCAGGGCATCGGAAGCGGTGTCATCGTCGGCGGCGCGCTCGTCACGGGCCGCCGATTCACGGCGGGTGAGATCGGGCACGTCCTCGTCGACGACGACGGCGAGGTCTGCCGGTGCGGCCGGCGCGGGTGCCTCGAGGTTGTCGCCGCCGTTCCGTACATCCGGCGACGTCTGGCCGAGCCCGGCGCATCGCCAGACGCCGTCCTGGCCACGGCAGGGCGAGCCCTCGGCCGCGTCCTCACGCCGGTCGTCGCGGCACTGGGGCTCGAGCACGTGGTCCTGTCGGGGCCGCTCGACATCGTCGGGGGTGTGTTCCTGGAGGCGACGAAGGACGCCATCGAGCACGACGCGCTGGCGATCGTCACCGATGACTTCGAGATCCGCGTCGCGGTGCGCGGAGACGACATCGTGCTGCTCGGCGGTACCGCGCTGGTCGTCGCCGAGGAGCTCGGCATCCGCTGA
- a CDS encoding extracellular solute-binding protein — MAIRKSTAIGAFGIVTVLALTSCSGSTGAGNAAAPTDGKVPEVDGKGKKLTVWVMENDYTAETLDAINAEFTEITGAEVSVQSQTWDGITTKITTALATDTPPDVLDVGNTQIASYAANGGLLDLTPYQDDLAQGQTWLDGLVDPATIDGSLYGVPGFAGARAVIYNKKMWADAGVTAAPTTYEELTAALDKVKAANAQTPDFSAFYLPGQYFYAGMQFVWDAGGEIATEEDGEWASGLGSPEAVEGLEAFQEFQNEYSTAASATLDTFEPNQSQLFADGKASAILNTNTGAILKINPALETDLGTFPLPGISGEAQPVMLGGSDWAIPVKSKNSDLALNWVKIAASPEIQKDHVFGVDGWIPNSVEGIEFAQESLDDVKASFFTAALRSKATPANANWTTIESNKAINNLFSSIASGAKTAEEAASDFDADADKTLNTP; from the coding sequence GTGGCAATCAGAAAATCGACGGCAATCGGTGCGTTCGGCATCGTCACCGTCCTCGCACTCACCTCATGCTCAGGCTCGACCGGCGCAGGCAACGCTGCTGCCCCCACGGACGGAAAGGTGCCCGAGGTCGACGGGAAGGGCAAGAAGCTCACCGTCTGGGTCATGGAGAACGACTACACCGCCGAGACGCTGGACGCCATCAACGCCGAGTTCACCGAAATCACCGGCGCCGAGGTCAGCGTGCAGTCGCAGACGTGGGACGGCATCACCACCAAGATCACCACCGCCCTCGCGACCGACACCCCACCCGACGTTCTCGACGTCGGCAACACCCAGATCGCCAGCTATGCCGCCAACGGCGGGCTGCTCGATCTCACGCCGTATCAGGACGATCTCGCGCAGGGGCAGACGTGGCTCGACGGACTCGTCGACCCTGCCACGATCGACGGCAGTCTCTACGGGGTGCCCGGATTCGCCGGTGCCAGAGCCGTCATCTACAACAAGAAGATGTGGGCGGATGCGGGTGTGACCGCGGCGCCGACCACGTACGAAGAACTCACCGCGGCGCTGGACAAGGTCAAGGCCGCGAACGCGCAGACGCCGGACTTCTCGGCCTTCTACCTGCCGGGACAGTACTTCTACGCCGGGATGCAATTCGTCTGGGATGCCGGTGGGGAGATCGCCACCGAGGAGGACGGCGAATGGGCCTCCGGTTTGGGCTCCCCGGAGGCTGTCGAGGGGCTCGAGGCTTTCCAGGAGTTCCAGAACGAATACTCCACCGCCGCATCCGCGACGCTCGACACCTTCGAGCCGAACCAGAGCCAGCTCTTCGCCGACGGGAAGGCCTCCGCCATTCTGAACACCAACACCGGAGCGATCCTGAAGATCAACCCGGCACTCGAAACCGACCTGGGCACGTTCCCGCTTCCCGGAATCTCGGGTGAAGCTCAGCCGGTCATGCTCGGCGGGTCGGACTGGGCGATCCCGGTCAAGTCGAAGAACTCCGACCTCGCCCTGAACTGGGTGAAGATCGCGGCGAGCCCTGAGATTCAGAAAGATCACGTCTTCGGCGTCGACGGGTGGATCCCGAACAGCGTCGAAGGCATCGAGTTCGCTCAGGAATCGCTGGACGACGTCAAGGCGAGCTTCTTCACGGCCGCACTTCGCTCGAAGGCCACCCCGGCCAACGCGAACTGGACGACGATCGAGAGCAACAAGGCCATCAACAACCTCTTCTCGTCGATCGCGTCGGGCGCGAAGACTGCCGAAGAGGCGGCGAGCGACTTCGACGCCGATGCCGACAAGACGCTGAACACCCCGTAG
- the purQ gene encoding phosphoribosylformylglycinamidine synthase subunit PurQ, with protein sequence MSVRVGVITFPGSLDDRDAQRAVRLAGAEPVALWHGSHDLQGVDALVLPGGFSYGDYLRAGAIAALSPIMAEVKDAAASGMPILGICNGFQMLVEAHLLPGGLIRNDHQHFVRRDQRLVVENADTAWTNAFRRGQEIVIPLKNGDGGYIADDETLDRLEGEGLVAFRYAGVNPNGSLRDIAGLTNEAGNVVGLMPHPEHATEPGFGPDTTVAMRSGIDGLDFFTSAVAAIARVAA encoded by the coding sequence GTGAGCGTTCGCGTCGGGGTCATCACCTTCCCCGGTTCGCTCGACGATCGCGACGCGCAGCGGGCCGTCCGCCTCGCCGGCGCCGAGCCGGTCGCCCTCTGGCACGGATCGCACGACCTCCAGGGCGTCGACGCCCTCGTCCTCCCCGGCGGATTCAGCTACGGCGACTATCTGCGCGCAGGGGCCATCGCCGCCCTTTCGCCGATCATGGCCGAGGTGAAGGATGCCGCGGCATCCGGCATGCCCATCCTCGGCATCTGCAACGGCTTCCAGATGCTCGTCGAGGCACACCTGCTGCCCGGCGGCCTGATCCGCAACGATCACCAGCATTTCGTGCGCCGCGACCAGAGGCTCGTCGTCGAGAACGCCGACACCGCCTGGACCAACGCCTTCCGTCGTGGCCAGGAGATCGTCATCCCGCTGAAGAACGGCGACGGCGGCTACATCGCCGACGACGAGACGCTCGACCGCCTCGAAGGCGAGGGCCTCGTCGCCTTCCGCTACGCGGGCGTGAACCCGAACGGCTCGCTGCGCGACATCGCGGGGCTCACCAACGAAGCGGGCAACGTCGTCGGCCTGATGCCTCACCCCGAACACGCCACAGAGCCGGGATTCGGTCCCGACACGACCGTGGCGATGCGCAGCGGAATCGACGGACTCGATTTCTTCACCAGCGCCGTCGCCGCGATCGCGCGCGTCGCCGCGTAA
- the purS gene encoding phosphoribosylformylglycinamidine synthase subunit PurS — protein MPTIVVDVMPKSELLDPQGKAVSGAFNRLGVEGFSDVRIGKRFELTVEGEVTDELLAEAKRVADEVLSNSVIEDVVGIEVVE, from the coding sequence ATGCCCACCATCGTCGTCGACGTCATGCCCAAGTCCGAACTGCTCGACCCGCAGGGGAAGGCCGTCTCCGGCGCTTTCAACCGCCTGGGTGTCGAGGGCTTCAGCGACGTCCGCATCGGCAAGCGCTTCGAGCTCACCGTCGAGGGCGAGGTCACCGACGAGCTTCTCGCCGAGGCCAAGCGCGTCGCCGACGAGGTGCTCTCCAACTCCGTGATCGAAGACGTCGTCGGCATCGAGGTCGTCGAGTGA
- a CDS encoding adenine phosphoribosyltransferase, which yields MPSAPLSPALTRAATLIRSIPDYPQPGIVFRDITPLLADAEALRATTEAIIEPFAGQFDVVAGIEARGFILAGTAAIAAGVGLIPIRKAGKLPRPAASVDYALEYGTATIEMHDDLPAGSRVLLIDDVLATGGTLAAGRELVERLGSHVIGISVLFEIDGLGGRAAIGDLHTVFHA from the coding sequence GTGCCTTCCGCCCCGCTCTCCCCCGCCCTCACCCGCGCCGCGACCCTGATCCGCAGCATCCCCGACTACCCGCAGCCGGGGATCGTCTTCCGCGACATCACGCCGTTGCTGGCGGATGCCGAGGCTCTCCGCGCCACGACCGAGGCGATCATCGAGCCCTTCGCCGGCCAGTTCGACGTGGTCGCCGGCATCGAAGCGCGCGGGTTCATCCTCGCCGGCACGGCTGCCATCGCCGCGGGGGTGGGGCTGATCCCGATCCGCAAGGCAGGCAAGCTTCCGCGGCCCGCGGCATCCGTCGACTACGCCCTCGAATACGGCACCGCGACGATCGAGATGCACGACGACCTGCCCGCCGGCTCACGCGTCCTGCTCATCGACGACGTGCTCGCCACCGGCGGCACCCTCGCGGCAGGGCGAGAGCTGGTCGAACGTCTCGGCAGCCACGTCATCGGCATCTCGGTGCTGTTCGAGATCGACGGGCTCGGCGGGCGCGCGGCTATCGGCGACCTGCACACGGTCTTCCACGCCTGA
- a CDS encoding ROK family transcriptional regulator has translation MADLRITTKALPEHNRRRNRAMLLQTLFHEGPRSRADIARGSGLNKVTVSAIVGDLIEQGILVEAGHSTDVRVGKPATLVAIDDDSRSVISLDLSDALSFRGAVMNLRSRASHQLQVDVRTERGDAAIARVMALAEELLAQAPAPVLGIGVGSPGVVDRTGVVRFAPHLGWFHADLRGALSERFGLPVHVVNDANGMALAVHTFRENDGRSILIVTIQRGAGAGLIVGESLIDGMDFTAGEIGHVVVDPRRETDCLCGRAGCLDSIVAVPAIRRRLDAGEDRQVVMDDAADALAAAVAPIISLLGATHVVIVGPEDVYDEDFARRTREHLAERTFPSTTSSIGVDIASDGGLLALQGPLVAVLSAELGIS, from the coding sequence GTGGCCGATCTCCGCATCACGACCAAGGCGCTCCCCGAGCACAACCGCCGGCGCAACCGCGCGATGCTGCTGCAGACCCTGTTCCACGAGGGGCCACGGAGCCGGGCGGACATCGCACGCGGCTCGGGCTTGAACAAGGTCACGGTCTCGGCGATCGTCGGCGATCTGATCGAGCAGGGCATCCTGGTGGAGGCCGGGCACTCGACCGATGTCCGAGTCGGCAAGCCGGCCACGCTCGTGGCCATCGACGACGACTCGCGCTCGGTCATCAGCCTCGACCTGTCGGATGCTCTGTCGTTCCGGGGAGCGGTGATGAACCTGCGCAGCCGGGCATCGCACCAGCTGCAGGTCGATGTCCGCACCGAGCGGGGGGATGCCGCCATCGCGCGCGTGATGGCGCTGGCCGAGGAACTGCTCGCGCAGGCCCCCGCTCCGGTGCTGGGCATCGGCGTCGGCAGCCCCGGCGTGGTGGACCGCACGGGAGTCGTACGCTTCGCCCCGCACCTGGGATGGTTCCACGCTGATCTCCGCGGTGCGTTGAGCGAGCGGTTCGGCCTTCCCGTGCACGTCGTCAACGATGCCAACGGGATGGCCCTGGCCGTCCACACCTTCCGGGAGAACGACGGCCGCAGCATCCTCATCGTGACCATCCAGCGCGGTGCGGGCGCGGGACTGATCGTCGGCGAGAGCCTCATCGACGGGATGGATTTCACTGCAGGCGAGATCGGCCATGTCGTGGTGGACCCGCGTCGGGAGACCGACTGCCTGTGCGGGCGAGCGGGATGCCTCGACTCCATCGTGGCCGTTCCCGCGATCCGGCGCCGCCTCGACGCCGGGGAGGATCGCCAGGTGGTGATGGACGATGCCGCGGATGCGCTCGCGGCCGCCGTCGCGCCCATCATCTCGCTGCTCGGCGCCACCCACGTGGTGATCGTCGGCCCGGAGGATGTCTACGACGAGGACTTCGCCCGACGCACGCGAGAGCACCTGGCGGAGCGCACGTTCCCGTCGACGACGAGCTCGATCGGTGTCGACATCGCCTCCGACGGCGGGCTGCTGGCCCTCCAGGGGCCGCTCGTCGCCGTGCTCTCCGCAGAACTCGGCATCTCGTGA
- a CDS encoding carbohydrate ABC transporter permease, which yields MVTTSTEPPPTAPLLSPRPPRPPRTRRAGGLTRSSAPFWLLTPAGLMIVFVTLLPIGFLIFTSFTNYNQRTLFTGAFEFVGLDQYAAVMADREFWLSLTRTMIFTAALVVGSVAIGAGMSHLMTRLPSAIRHLTTVVLILAWAMPNVASSIVWSWLFQPQYGVINWMLTQLGVFGDMTSRDWASDPVLVWVCIWLLVVWQAVPFIALTLYAAETQVAVELKEAARLDGASEWHVYRVVVLPSIAPTILLVTMLSIIWDFNVFNQIWLISEGGPDGATSTLGVFTYTTAFSGNLQIGAGSAIAVASTIILAALSAVYIRHLVRSGEDL from the coding sequence TTGGTCACCACTTCAACGGAGCCCCCGCCGACGGCTCCTCTTCTCTCCCCGCGGCCGCCGCGACCGCCGCGGACGCGCCGCGCCGGTGGTCTCACCCGTTCATCGGCACCGTTCTGGCTGCTGACGCCTGCGGGTCTGATGATCGTGTTCGTGACGCTGCTGCCGATCGGGTTCCTGATCTTCACATCGTTCACCAACTACAACCAGCGCACGCTCTTCACCGGCGCCTTCGAGTTCGTCGGCCTCGATCAGTACGCCGCGGTCATGGCGGACCGGGAGTTCTGGCTCTCACTCACCCGCACCATGATCTTCACCGCCGCCCTCGTCGTCGGCAGTGTCGCCATCGGTGCGGGCATGTCGCATCTCATGACCCGCCTCCCCTCGGCCATCCGCCATCTGACCACGGTGGTCCTCATCCTCGCGTGGGCGATGCCGAACGTGGCGTCATCGATCGTGTGGTCCTGGCTGTTCCAGCCGCAGTACGGCGTGATCAACTGGATGCTGACGCAGCTCGGCGTCTTCGGCGACATGACCAGCCGCGACTGGGCATCCGACCCCGTCCTCGTGTGGGTCTGCATCTGGCTCCTCGTGGTGTGGCAGGCGGTGCCGTTCATCGCTCTGACCCTCTATGCCGCCGAGACGCAGGTGGCGGTCGAGCTGAAGGAGGCCGCCCGCCTCGACGGCGCCTCCGAGTGGCACGTCTACCGCGTGGTCGTACTGCCCTCCATCGCGCCGACGATCCTGCTGGTGACGATGCTCTCGATCATCTGGGACTTCAACGTCTTCAATCAGATCTGGCTCATCTCCGAGGGCGGCCCCGACGGCGCGACCTCGACGCTCGGCGTCTTCACCTATACGACCGCCTTCTCGGGCAACCTCCAGATCGGTGCCGGTTCAGCGATCGCGGTCGCCTCGACGATCATCCTCGCGGCCTTGAGTGCCGTGTACATCCGACACCTCGTGCGCTCGGGAGAGGACCTCTGA
- a CDS encoding SDR family oxidoreductase codes for MARDQYTFVNPAELYSDIEPEKQHMPEPGLDADLAPKADLGEESYRGSGRLKGRKALITGGDSGIGAATAIAFAREGADVAISYLPEEEEDASRIAGILREAGANVATLPGDLRDPEYCRALVADAVAALGGIDILVNNGGKQIFQESLADITDEQFDDTFKTNVYAMFWITKAALPHLPAGSAIINTTSIQAYSPSDILVDYASTKATINAFTKGLAQQLAPKGIRVNAVAPGPIWTPLQPSDGQPQEKIDSFGEDTPLGRMGQPAELAPAYVFLASAESSYVAGETLNVNGGMPTP; via the coding sequence ATGGCCCGCGACCAGTACACCTTCGTCAATCCTGCCGAGCTCTACTCGGACATCGAGCCCGAGAAGCAGCACATGCCCGAGCCCGGCCTCGACGCCGATCTCGCCCCGAAGGCCGACCTCGGCGAGGAGAGCTACCGAGGCAGCGGCCGCCTGAAGGGCCGCAAGGCCCTGATCACCGGCGGCGACTCGGGCATCGGCGCCGCCACCGCCATCGCGTTCGCCCGCGAGGGTGCCGATGTCGCCATCTCCTACCTGCCGGAGGAAGAGGAGGATGCCAGCCGCATCGCCGGGATCCTCCGGGAAGCGGGCGCGAACGTCGCCACGCTGCCCGGCGATCTCCGCGATCCTGAGTACTGCCGTGCGCTGGTCGCCGACGCCGTGGCCGCCCTGGGGGGAATCGACATCCTCGTGAACAACGGCGGGAAGCAGATCTTCCAGGAGTCGCTGGCCGACATCACGGACGAGCAGTTCGACGACACCTTCAAGACGAACGTCTACGCGATGTTCTGGATCACGAAGGCCGCGCTCCCGCATCTCCCCGCGGGCTCCGCGATCATCAACACCACGTCGATCCAGGCCTACTCGCCGTCTGACATCCTCGTCGACTACGCCTCGACCAAGGCGACGATCAACGCCTTCACGAAGGGTCTCGCGCAGCAGCTCGCGCCCAAGGGCATCCGCGTGAACGCCGTCGCGCCCGGACCGATCTGGACGCCGCTGCAGCCCAGTGACGGTCAGCCGCAGGAGAAGATCGACAGCTTCGGCGAGGACACGCCGCTGGGTCGGATGGGGCAGCCGGCGGAGCTCGCTCCCGCCTACGTCTTCCTCGCCTCGGCCGAGTCGAGCTACGTCGCCGGCGAGACGCTCAACGTCAACGGCGGGATGCCCACTCCCTGA
- a CDS encoding beta-N-acetylhexosaminidase has translation MPTLLPRPAIQTTAPGEFELTGDSRLSTHPDLIEPALRLQERLRAATGFVLPLSVTENASTDVADGGPSIRLDVRPTLADEAFELDTTPGFVRLSASTGRGGHWAVQALLQLFPAAVHRRSPVSSQRWTTPVTRVEDSPKFSWRGAMLDVARHFAPTRDVLRFIDLLAMHRLNTLHLHLTDDQGWRIEIDRYPRLTEVGGWRPETQLGAQPGSPADGRPHGGFYTQDDIREIVAYAAARGITVVPEIELPGHAQAAVAAYPELGVGDNAPPTPWTLWGVNPVIFNVEESTIRFLCDVLDEVIDLFPSEYICIGGDECPKIQWVEDERTQERMREIGVHDEEELQSWFVGRIGRHLASRGRRLLGWDEILEGGLADGATVLSWRGRVGALAAARAGHDVIACPEDTVYLDYRESDLPSEPIPTGTVTTTETAYSFDPVPAELDVEQARHVLGGQANLWTEHIDSMRGLDYRAFPRLCAVAEALWTAGDREYAEFAPRLSEHLARLDAVGVEYRPADGPRPWQERPGVSGRTRSAEQAAAHLAKITANIG, from the coding sequence ATGCCGACCCTTCTGCCTCGACCCGCAATTCAGACGACCGCACCCGGAGAGTTCGAACTCACCGGAGACAGCCGGCTGTCCACCCATCCCGATCTGATCGAACCCGCCCTGAGACTGCAGGAGCGGCTGCGAGCAGCGACCGGCTTCGTCCTGCCGCTGAGCGTGACCGAGAACGCATCGACGGATGTGGCCGACGGAGGCCCGAGCATCCGTCTGGACGTGCGTCCGACGCTCGCCGATGAGGCATTCGAACTCGACACGACGCCGGGGTTCGTCCGCCTCTCAGCGTCGACCGGACGAGGGGGACACTGGGCCGTCCAGGCACTGCTGCAGCTCTTCCCTGCGGCGGTGCACCGGCGCTCCCCCGTCTCGAGTCAGCGGTGGACGACTCCCGTGACCCGCGTGGAGGATTCGCCGAAGTTCTCCTGGCGCGGCGCCATGCTGGATGTCGCCCGGCACTTCGCACCGACCCGCGATGTGCTGCGCTTCATCGATCTGCTCGCGATGCACCGTCTCAACACACTGCACCTGCATCTCACCGACGATCAGGGCTGGCGCATCGAGATCGACCGATACCCGCGTCTCACCGAGGTCGGCGGATGGCGGCCGGAGACCCAACTCGGGGCCCAGCCCGGATCGCCCGCCGACGGACGGCCCCACGGCGGGTTCTACACGCAGGACGACATCCGCGAGATCGTGGCGTACGCCGCCGCGCGTGGGATCACCGTGGTGCCCGAGATCGAACTTCCCGGTCATGCGCAGGCCGCGGTGGCCGCATACCCCGAGCTGGGCGTCGGCGACAACGCCCCGCCCACACCGTGGACGCTCTGGGGCGTCAACCCCGTGATCTTCAACGTCGAGGAATCGACGATCCGCTTCCTCTGCGACGTACTCGACGAAGTCATCGACCTCTTCCCCTCGGAGTACATCTGCATCGGCGGCGACGAATGCCCGAAGATCCAGTGGGTCGAGGATGAGCGAACGCAGGAGCGCATGCGAGAAATCGGTGTGCACGACGAGGAGGAGCTGCAGAGCTGGTTCGTCGGTCGCATCGGCCGGCATCTGGCATCCCGCGGACGTCGGCTTCTCGGGTGGGACGAGATCCTCGAGGGCGGGCTGGCGGACGGTGCGACGGTCCTGTCCTGGCGCGGGCGCGTCGGAGCCCTGGCCGCGGCGCGTGCCGGCCACGATGTCATCGCCTGCCCTGAGGACACGGTCTATCTCGACTACCGAGAATCCGATCTCCCGTCCGAGCCGATCCCGACCGGAACTGTCACGACGACGGAGACGGCGTACTCCTTCGATCCGGTGCCCGCGGAGCTCGACGTCGAGCAGGCGCGGCACGTGCTCGGCGGACAGGCGAACCTCTGGACCGAGCACATCGATTCGATGCGTGGCCTCGACTACCGCGCCTTCCCCCGACTGTGCGCTGTCGCCGAAGCACTGTGGACCGCGGGCGACCGCGAGTATGCCGAGTTCGCCCCGCGGCTGAGCGAGCACCTCGCCCGTCTGGACGCTGTCGGCGTCGAGTACCGTCCCGCGGATGGCCCGCGGCCCTGGCAGGAGCGTCCCGGGGTGAGCGGACGGACGCGGTCCGCCGAGCAGGCGGCGGCCCACCTGGCGAAGATCACCGCGAACATCGGGTGA